A region of Streptomyces sp. NBC_01264 DNA encodes the following proteins:
- a CDS encoding tetratricopeptide repeat protein, with the protein MLQHLITQDDDLRMVPTDYDQLTAAVEKLREELRTLPEETDADRARLLSRWTGIGLLSLGHHGDARTFLRQALDLAIANGNSRAVIATELNLADAYRYAGGAETAGALYHKALDAAQDQHPELVDFALQHLGKHFLEQGGLDQARTHLREALRLRTAKGDAGLIESTQAALDRVELLISETTQWSKGWTAWLQSHATARTPARWEEEFPALREAVHGLTTHQRVRPRHLRDQPFPAELLAAMAEEAEKALSGGGYLHNGKWNAAVSEAAGRFAGQVDLAAVVAQSTGLEVEQPHTGVYVAYLEEGQFLDFHVDEFGFGEANLIVCLQHERPTAGGVSCTVFINADGYLKCDLAPGEGVVFDGALTPHGRTPLGPGERVILVSFGFRARDQAPRKVNRLPTVPS; encoded by the coding sequence GTGCTCCAGCACCTCATCACACAAGATGACGACCTGCGCATGGTCCCCACCGACTACGACCAGCTGACCGCCGCTGTGGAGAAGCTCCGCGAGGAGCTCCGGACGCTGCCCGAGGAGACGGACGCCGATCGGGCCCGGCTTTTGTCCCGGTGGACCGGAATCGGCCTGCTGAGCCTGGGCCACCACGGCGACGCGCGCACGTTCCTGCGGCAGGCCCTCGACCTGGCCATCGCCAACGGCAACTCCCGGGCCGTCATCGCCACCGAACTCAACCTCGCCGACGCGTACCGCTACGCCGGTGGGGCAGAGACCGCGGGCGCGCTCTACCACAAGGCCCTGGACGCCGCCCAAGACCAGCACCCCGAACTCGTCGACTTCGCACTCCAGCACCTCGGCAAGCACTTCCTGGAACAAGGCGGCCTCGACCAGGCGCGCACCCACCTACGGGAAGCGCTGCGGCTGCGGACCGCCAAGGGCGACGCCGGGCTGATCGAATCGACTCAGGCCGCGCTCGACCGCGTCGAACTGCTGATCAGTGAGACGACACAGTGGAGCAAGGGGTGGACGGCGTGGCTCCAGTCCCACGCCACGGCCCGGACGCCAGCCCGGTGGGAGGAAGAGTTCCCGGCCCTCCGGGAAGCCGTACACGGTCTCACCACGCACCAGCGGGTGCGGCCCCGCCACCTGCGCGATCAGCCGTTCCCCGCCGAGCTGCTCGCCGCCATGGCGGAGGAGGCTGAGAAGGCCCTGTCCGGTGGCGGGTACCTGCACAACGGCAAGTGGAACGCGGCCGTCAGCGAGGCAGCGGGCCGGTTCGCGGGGCAAGTAGATCTCGCCGCTGTCGTAGCGCAGTCCACCGGCCTGGAAGTCGAGCAGCCACACACCGGCGTCTACGTCGCCTACCTGGAGGAGGGGCAGTTCCTCGACTTCCACGTTGACGAGTTCGGCTTCGGCGAGGCCAACCTGATTGTGTGCCTCCAACACGAGCGCCCCACCGCGGGAGGCGTGAGCTGTACCGTTTTCATCAACGCCGACGGCTACCTGAAATGCGACCTCGCACCGGGAGAGGGAGTCGTATTCGACGGAGCACTCACACCACACGGCCGGACGCCCCTCGGTCCCGGAGAACGCGTCATCCTCGTCAGCTTCGGCTTTCGCGCACGCGATCAGGCCCCGCGTAAGGTCAACCGGCTGCCAACGGTCCCCAGCTGA
- a CDS encoding pentapeptide repeat-containing protein, translating to MPISPDHTRTFGRVAVTLPGLDEPGLYLSAVDTLDSPRGIVQDFTFGDADLRALDLADARLATGRITGLRSKRTEFEALNLHGVEITNCDLGAVRWTESKLTRVHLRDCKMMGAAFDGLVLDDVLFEGCKFDLATFEKVRVTGPVAFIGCVLTEATFTDCDLSDAVFTDCKLRLTEFGAGRYRGTDFRENDLRDPRHR from the coding sequence ATGCCGATCAGCCCCGACCACACCCGCACCTTCGGCCGCGTCGCCGTCACCCTGCCCGGTCTTGACGAGCCCGGCCTGTACCTCTCCGCCGTCGACACCCTCGACAGCCCGCGCGGCATCGTCCAAGACTTCACGTTCGGGGACGCGGACCTGCGCGCCCTCGACCTCGCGGACGCCCGGCTCGCCACCGGCCGCATCACGGGCCTGCGGTCCAAGCGGACCGAGTTCGAGGCCCTGAACCTGCACGGCGTGGAGATCACGAACTGCGACCTTGGGGCGGTCCGCTGGACGGAGAGCAAGCTCACCCGCGTACACCTGCGGGACTGCAAAATGATGGGCGCAGCCTTTGACGGCCTGGTCCTCGACGACGTCTTGTTCGAGGGCTGCAAATTCGACCTCGCCACCTTCGAGAAGGTCCGCGTCACCGGGCCCGTTGCGTTCATCGGCTGTGTCCTGACCGAGGCCACGTTCACCGACTGCGACCTGTCCGACGCGGTGTTCACGGACTGCAAGCTCCGGCTGACCGAGTTCGGCGCCGGCCGCTACCGCGGCACAGACTTCCGCGAAAACGACCTCCGCGATCCGCGGCATCGCTAA
- a CDS encoding helix-turn-helix domain-containing protein, with product MSASPSSSAQTARLAVAARLREIMLDAGLQGQELAALCGWNGAKTSRIINAKTAPSDKDIRAWCTACGADGQAEDLIAASRAVDSMYVEWRRLTRTGLRRLQESAVPLYERTRHFRAYSSRVVPGVLQTEAYATALLATVADFRRTPDDVADAVTARLARSRIIRTGNHRFAILVEEGVLYYRLGSAETMAEQLRHLLSAMSLPAVSLGVIPFTAERSMWPTETFNVFDDVQANVELLSAQVTVTSPSELALYVQAFDRFKDLAVHGARARALISRAIDSLS from the coding sequence ATGTCCGCCTCCCCGTCCTCCAGCGCCCAGACGGCCCGTCTCGCGGTCGCCGCACGCCTGCGCGAAATCATGCTGGACGCCGGCCTCCAAGGGCAGGAGCTGGCGGCCTTGTGCGGGTGGAACGGCGCCAAGACCTCCCGCATCATCAACGCCAAGACCGCGCCGTCCGACAAGGACATCCGGGCGTGGTGCACCGCGTGCGGCGCGGACGGCCAGGCCGAGGATCTGATCGCCGCAAGCCGCGCGGTCGACTCCATGTACGTCGAGTGGCGCAGGCTCACCCGTACGGGCCTGCGCCGACTGCAAGAGTCCGCGGTCCCCCTCTACGAGCGCACCCGCCATTTCAGGGCTTACTCCTCCCGCGTCGTGCCGGGCGTCCTACAGACCGAGGCATACGCAACCGCCCTGCTCGCCACCGTCGCCGACTTCCGCCGCACGCCCGACGACGTCGCCGATGCCGTGACGGCCCGCCTGGCCCGCTCCCGCATCATCCGCACCGGGAACCACCGCTTCGCGATCCTGGTGGAGGAAGGGGTCCTGTACTACCGCCTCGGCAGCGCCGAGACGATGGCCGAGCAGCTGAGACACCTCCTCTCGGCCATGTCGCTACCCGCCGTCTCCCTCGGCGTCATCCCGTTCACCGCCGAGCGCAGCATGTGGCCGACCGAGACGTTCAACGTCTTCGATGACGTACAGGCAAACGTGGAACTCCTGTCTGCTCAGGTGACCGTCACCTCGCCCAGCGAACTCGCCCTGTACGTCCAGGCATTCGACAGGTTCAAGGATCTGGCGGTGCACGGAGCACGGGCACGGGCCCTGATCTCCAGGGCAATCGACTCCCTGAGCTGA
- a CDS encoding helix-turn-helix transcriptional regulator gives MDQVGPESFAEQLREARLEAGLSHSEMAAKIGVGRRHEIRLEAGGRAPSSGVLRKLRELFGLGERRPASMTITLAEDSTEEYVAAVTSAAAQAIEGGRMPEYLEEAPEGSLRRERVRAKRHAAQVARKAVERTRQPGYWDKSLPEVEASDHPGYRSHDGHLADQLSAAMYPRRSHTQPAPPNGNPFRGAIVD, from the coding sequence ATGGATCAGGTCGGGCCCGAGAGTTTCGCCGAGCAGCTGCGCGAGGCCCGGCTGGAGGCGGGGCTGAGCCATTCCGAGATGGCCGCGAAGATCGGCGTTGGACGCCGCCACGAAATTCGTCTTGAGGCCGGCGGGCGGGCCCCGTCCAGCGGTGTCCTGCGCAAGCTGCGGGAACTGTTCGGTCTGGGCGAGCGGCGGCCCGCGAGTATGACGATCACGTTGGCCGAGGACAGCACCGAGGAGTACGTGGCCGCGGTGACCTCGGCCGCCGCCCAGGCCATCGAGGGCGGCCGGATGCCGGAGTATCTGGAGGAGGCTCCGGAGGGGTCCCTGCGGCGGGAGCGGGTGCGGGCCAAGCGGCACGCCGCCCAGGTGGCGCGGAAGGCCGTGGAGAGGACCCGGCAGCCGGGGTACTGGGACAAGAGCCTGCCCGAGGTGGAGGCGTCGGACCATCCCGGCTACCGCAGCCATGACGGCCACCTGGCCGATCAGCTGTCCGCGGCGATGTACCCCCGCAGGTCGCACACCCAGCCTGCACCCCCGAACGGGAATCCCTTCCGGGGGGCGATCGTGGACTGA
- a CDS encoding DUF6879 family protein, with translation MQNVPGFSELLAGAQHSAVHLEMRDSYGVDKEKGPFAAWRDGVRLDPDDRATWWRPWLDLISQAVARGVVIRRARIVSEPVTEYIRFEHSGTFTNIAAGEQVRWLPRRQASDIALPGNDFWLFDGKIVRFNHFTGDGASAGPEMREEPAVAKLCADAFESVWERGIPHEQYTV, from the coding sequence ATGCAGAACGTGCCGGGCTTCTCTGAACTGCTGGCCGGTGCTCAGCACTCCGCGGTACACCTGGAGATGCGCGACTCCTACGGGGTCGACAAGGAGAAAGGCCCCTTCGCGGCGTGGCGGGACGGTGTCCGGCTCGACCCCGACGACCGTGCGACGTGGTGGCGGCCCTGGCTCGACCTCATCTCTCAAGCCGTCGCCCGGGGTGTGGTGATCCGTCGCGCGCGCATCGTCTCCGAACCGGTCACCGAGTACATCCGCTTCGAGCACTCGGGCACGTTCACCAACATCGCGGCAGGCGAACAGGTCCGCTGGCTGCCCCGCCGTCAAGCGTCGGACATCGCGCTCCCCGGAAACGACTTCTGGCTGTTCGACGGCAAGATCGTCCGCTTCAACCACTTCACCGGTGACGGTGCGTCCGCCGGGCCGGAGATGCGCGAAGAGCCCGCCGTGGCCAAGCTCTGCGCAGACGCGTTCGAGTCGGTGTGGGAGCGTGGCATCCCGCACGAGCAGTACACCGTCTGA
- a CDS encoding PASTA domain-containing protein, which translates to MTYPPPYPYPHAPVRRWWQHPALIISALIVIPPAGIALAWLSQWNQTKKIIATVLAGLWFLTPFLGDPPKKTETAAKPKAAAATPATSPSPTEPPSYVGQNLKQAKTDAYAAGYNSISHDASPGNAGQWDDGNWKVCFQAPAANPVGKMATLDFGVVRNEWPCPAKDGEPIPYPKMPKVVGLTFVKASEALKPISLQKIEPQSAYTDVTLPATVDDWTVCFQEPEEGKEIQYPKTTTAYLKVVAPGTGCPAAEYTKLHPDPTPPSNDDDSSSSSGGSSSSGGGGQTGVGFGRFCSPVGARAITSDGRPAKCFMGKDGRARWGYAS; encoded by the coding sequence GTGACCTATCCGCCGCCGTACCCTTACCCGCACGCGCCTGTACGGCGCTGGTGGCAGCACCCGGCACTGATCATTTCCGCGCTGATCGTCATACCGCCCGCAGGTATCGCCCTCGCCTGGCTGAGTCAGTGGAACCAGACGAAGAAAATCATCGCGACCGTACTCGCCGGCCTATGGTTCCTGACGCCCTTCCTCGGCGATCCACCGAAGAAGACTGAGACTGCCGCGAAGCCAAAGGCTGCCGCAGCCACGCCCGCGACATCCCCGAGCCCGACCGAACCGCCCAGCTACGTCGGCCAGAACCTCAAGCAGGCGAAGACCGACGCCTACGCCGCCGGTTACAACTCGATCTCCCACGACGCGAGCCCTGGCAACGCCGGCCAGTGGGACGACGGCAACTGGAAAGTCTGCTTTCAGGCCCCCGCAGCGAACCCCGTGGGGAAGATGGCCACGCTCGACTTCGGTGTCGTGCGCAATGAGTGGCCGTGCCCGGCCAAGGACGGCGAGCCGATTCCCTATCCGAAGATGCCGAAGGTCGTCGGCCTGACCTTCGTCAAGGCGTCCGAGGCCCTCAAGCCGATCAGCCTTCAGAAGATCGAGCCCCAGAGCGCGTACACCGACGTCACCCTCCCCGCCACAGTGGACGACTGGACCGTCTGCTTCCAGGAACCGGAAGAGGGCAAGGAGATCCAGTACCCCAAGACGACAACCGCGTACCTCAAGGTCGTGGCGCCTGGGACGGGGTGCCCAGCAGCGGAGTACACCAAGCTGCACCCAGACCCGACTCCGCCGAGCAACGATGACGACTCCAGCAGCTCCTCGGGTGGCTCCTCCAGTTCTGGCGGGGGTGGCCAGACCGGAGTCGGCTTCGGCCGCTTCTGCTCCCCCGTCGGCGCCCGCGCCATCACCAGCGACGGCAGGCCCGCGAAGTGCTTCATGGGCAAGGACGGACGCGCCCGCTGGGGCTATGCGAGCTGA
- a CDS encoding fibronectin type III domain-containing protein, whose protein sequence is MSPRATLGDPLVRDETGQTPVPIPTPTWYTASADSAAVSPPHRQVRKGDPIPGGYAAEREFQLSWSMLTGALAPTPSPGGMGSKGVDVVQVRGYHVYVGSLPMPAEGQPVPAPTVPTVPSLTLTTPDKNTVLGGYYVPAPPPTPPAPQDLPIWTPIKPNTAYAIQLQAIGLDGTPGPKSAVLNIQTPSALPPVAYGQAAPLATPGPLSFQQGRPAPNPASGNPGIWHLEFTATQGAASYQIYGNSNPRPGMASTPGLMDGDQLLGTAAQPAVVDSQAPVRASFDNPFRAGDRVELKVRAVRPEQLGGNSYSPFASSLTTVLPRTSAPAQPTSLRLSSSATSTTVPVTWNMDTPVRPPVREYRIYEASSGFKMAVQAPATSATVTGYQPSQTYRLQVTAVNTSGESHPSSVLEGTTAPA, encoded by the coding sequence ATGTCCCCACGCGCCACGCTTGGCGATCCGCTCGTACGCGACGAGACCGGGCAGACGCCCGTACCGATCCCCACGCCTACCTGGTACACCGCCAGCGCTGACAGCGCCGCGGTCTCCCCGCCGCACCGCCAGGTCCGCAAGGGAGATCCGATCCCCGGCGGGTACGCGGCCGAGCGTGAGTTCCAACTGTCCTGGAGCATGCTGACCGGCGCCCTCGCTCCTACGCCCTCGCCGGGCGGCATGGGATCCAAGGGCGTCGATGTGGTTCAGGTCCGCGGCTACCACGTGTACGTGGGTTCGTTGCCGATGCCCGCTGAAGGGCAGCCGGTACCGGCTCCCACGGTGCCGACCGTGCCGAGCCTGACCCTGACCACGCCGGACAAGAACACCGTGCTGGGCGGCTATTACGTACCAGCTCCTCCGCCGACTCCGCCGGCCCCGCAGGATCTTCCGATCTGGACGCCCATCAAGCCGAACACGGCCTACGCCATCCAGCTCCAGGCGATCGGGCTGGACGGGACCCCTGGCCCCAAGTCGGCGGTGCTCAACATCCAGACCCCGAGCGCGTTGCCGCCAGTCGCCTACGGGCAGGCGGCGCCGCTGGCGACCCCCGGGCCGCTGTCGTTCCAGCAGGGCCGCCCGGCCCCGAACCCGGCGAGCGGGAACCCGGGCATTTGGCATCTGGAATTCACCGCGACCCAAGGAGCCGCGTCCTATCAGATTTACGGCAACTCGAATCCGCGGCCGGGCATGGCATCGACGCCGGGTCTCATGGATGGCGATCAGCTCCTCGGCACCGCGGCGCAACCGGCCGTCGTGGACTCGCAGGCACCCGTGCGGGCATCCTTCGACAACCCGTTTCGGGCCGGCGACCGTGTCGAGCTGAAGGTGCGCGCGGTGCGGCCGGAGCAGCTCGGCGGGAATTCGTACTCGCCGTTCGCCAGCTCGTTGACGACCGTCCTCCCGCGGACTTCGGCCCCCGCGCAGCCGACGAGCCTCCGGCTTTCTTCCTCGGCGACATCGACCACGGTTCCCGTTACGTGGAACATGGACACGCCCGTGAGGCCGCCGGTCCGGGAGTACCGGATCTACGAGGCGTCGAGCGGGTTCAAGATGGCGGTGCAGGCCCCGGCGACGTCGGCGACGGTTACGGGGTACCAGCCCAGCCAGACCTACCGGCTCCAGGTAACTGCGGTCAACACCTCGGGCGAGAGCCACCCGTCCAGTGTCCTGGAGGGGACGACGGCCCCGGCGTAG